The genomic interval GGAgaagattcaacaaaaaaaatttactttgttTACATGTTTTGCACATTCGGGCGCGATAATTgttgtaggatcgactagtcacgaccgACTAGCTTACTCGAGTGCGCGCCCCAGGACCCCTCTTCTGGAATAGAaccggaatgagaacccaagttcgaaatttccccaaggatgaaggctggagggtaaatcAGCGAAAACATTGTGTTTACAACCAATTTGACGAGGACAactattcgtcaaatgtaaataatgtgcataattcctcacatcttaaatatagaacattataaacatttatttgatatttaatatacgtCTAAAACCACAATTGACTTCATCGGTTGAGGATGAGAAATTAGGAATTGATGGCGAAACATTGAAGACTGCATTAATGTCGGGAATTGATTTGGTCGAAATTGGCGACAAAAGCCTGCTTCACTGTTTTGATGTTTTGATGGTGAGTTGATAAAGATTTGCTTCAAGGATGTAATGATTTGTGTACAGAATAGATTTATTCTGTGAACGTTGCAATTATAATTCAATGTGGTGGGCATATGGACCGTCAGGAAGCTATGTGACGTGAGAACTGAAAGTGTGAGTGACAAGCAGATAAATATGTAATAACTTTTTAAGGGAGGAGATTTAGCAGCAGCCAAAAAATTTTATCTCTTGACACTGGTTTGAATTTTAATTGAGAAATATGTTTTGTGATTTCTAACTTTGgaatcctttgtttttttttttaatttcaggcaAGTTAGTGGTCTGACAGCTTATTAATGCCCTTTGTATAATAGAACTAATATTAAATGTTTAGCTCTTACTATACTTATTGCACAATGAATCACGtctgtaaatatagaaatatgtgttgcAGTAGAAAAAACCAAAGGCGGAGATAAAGGACATGAAGAACCGCATCCACTTTCGGCtccttgttgttttgttattctacAGAAACCCAATATAAAGATCCTCAGCccctaaggaaaaaaaaaacaacttatagcCTGCTGGGTGTTAACAACTGTCTCGAAAAcgaataagaacaacaaaatttGCGCAAACGAACCTGGTGGGGTGAGAGGATATTcggaaaattcaaaaaaaaaagagatccgatttttcccctcataactttcaggaaaattgacatacattatatatatatataggcgtaggagtggctgtgtggtaagtagcttgcttaccaaccacatggtcccgggttcagtcccactgcgtggcatcttgggcaagtgtcttctagtatagcctcgggccgaccaatgccttgtgagtggatttggtagacggaaactgaaagaagcctgtcgtatatatgtatatatatatatgtatgtgtgtgtgtttgtccccccaacatcgcttgacaaccgatgctggtgtgtttatgtccctgtaacttagcggttcggcaaaagagaccgaaagaataagtactaggcttccaaagaataagtcctggggttgatttgctcgactaaaggcggtgctccagcatggccacagtcaaaagactgaaacaagtaaaagagtatatatatatatatatttacgaagtACCACGTCTTTGGCCACGGCAAAtcatattcttaaaaaaaaaagtgtttgttaaattccaattaaaaaaaaactatttctttcCAATTGTACGGCTTTGGCCTTCAAGCAGgctatccacatgctagaaataacagccaaatcttaccaaactgcgataacataatgaaagaaatatgtaatcaatctGCCCATTTTGAGATCTAAATCGTTTCACCCGagctaaaaagaaaatttaaaaaatagtgcAATTTGTGTAAAACAAAGTATTAAAcgaatctggaaaaaaaaaaaatgcgcgctggtAAACGGGGTGAATGGGAGAGTATTCGGAAAATTCACATTAGGAATGTTGCGAATCCTCTCACCATTTCCCCGTTCGTTGACGaacattttttcttcatattcgtttagtagacattattttacacctagtacacatttttttttcatttatgtagcGTTGAATTTCGCTTTAGTTTGACCGTTGTGCGTTGGtcaaatgattttctttaatttcacttTGTCACAGTATTTCTTTGCTatctctgaaagaaatctttgcagaaaggggagtagattgattacatatttctttcattatgttatcgtagttttgtgagatttggctgttatttctcgcaTGTAGATATCCTGCTTGAAGTCCAAGGCCTTAGAATTGGGAGGGTGTGTTGATATTTTTCCccccaatatatatatccattttcctaaaagttatgaggaaaaaatcggatcttgtaAATTTTCCGCAAGTCATCTCCCTGCACCCAAGTTAgcgtaaattttttttttttttcatattcgttttcacCATAAGTACAGCTTTCTGTCCCCAACCCGACTTTGggtgatcataactttcagaaaaatgggtattttctaaagaaattttctacgaatatgtgttatatcatgtagattccgaatatacaaacttTTGAGGGCAAAATGTTTTCGGAGAGGGTGGTGTGGGTTAATTTCGGAAAACTCACCAGAGTCCACTTCAATTcctcttaactttcaagaaaatgtatATAGGACGTAATAATTTTGGGGGAAACAATTGAAAGCTATTTTTGAGAACCAGTCCTCATTCGTAGATGTTTCGGAACAAGTCATCcatatgtgttttatttattttccccatTGGAGCATACTTAAAAACTGAATTTGGGATTACAATTTtgaaatgttcttttcttttatttattttatttacttatttatttatttatttatttaattttattttattttttgacgaTTCTGAATTTCCGCAGTCAAAAAGGTTggtttctcttaaaaaaaaaaaaaagaaaaaccccaaaACCCAGAAGTGGGGCGGTCCACATCCTTTAGCTCTGCTAAAAACCAAATTATTAAGATTTTGAATAATTGAAACTCCAGCATGAGAAAAAATATGttcattttaacatatttaatgttaaaaacttttcaaaatttataagaaataaatatgctACAAGTGTACCGGTTTGCTTCAGCAGGTTCCATCAAACCTTGTGGTGTGCAACCAATTGAAGCacttggtgctgcattgatgttcttttttctttctctctccaccttttttttattttgctttttttctttgtctttcctttgTATTATATGTACCATTTATAGGGCTGGGTCAAAGTCTCGGCTACTCGGGCAGTCACCCGGGGCActacaaagacaaggaaatttcaaCGACTGTCATCTTGTATACGCTGAAGTTCAGCCTGCCTGAGGTGATAACAACTGTAGGACCAGCCCTGATCATTTTACCTCACTTTTTACTTGCTGTTTGTATTGTACGCTACGTATAATTTTACGTTTCGTCTCAATCTgcaatgaaatacaaaagaaaaaaaaataataaaatgctggttatcttcagtcatttgattgcggccgtgctggagcatcaccttgaagagttttagttgaatgaatcgaccccagtacatattttttttcttttaagcttggCACTTATTGTACGGTTCTCTTTTTattaaaccactaagttatagggatgtaaacacatcaacactggttgtcaagtagtgaagGGGAacaagcatagatacacacacagacacacagacaatggACCCCTTTCAATgtcctaccaaattcactcacaagtctttggttggcctgaatctatagtagaaaacattagcCTAAGGCTTCACACAattggattgaacccaaaaccatgtgattgggaagcaaattccttatcatacagccactACCTCAGTCTAGGGAAACCTAGAATGAGTTTCCTTGTCCAATTAAACACAATCTGTATAACTGTCAACGCTATCAATGTGATTACAAATAAACTTCAAAAATAATGCAAATTGCTATCAAACATAGGCCTCCTTCATCACTTGCAACATGTCTCCTTTCTCTgtgaccaccactactattacatcTTCCAGACACTTGCATTTCTattgcacacacatatggtttCTTGCCTTTCCATCAAATCTGTGCTGAGAACTTCCTGGTTAAGGCATAGTGTTTCAACATGGGTGCAAGTTGTTTGATAATTACATGAGTAGTTGGGTGTTCCTTTGAACAAATTAGATAAAGGCCATGAGTTTAGGAATCCTGTTTATCATTACATAAGTGACATGATACTCATCCCCATCAGCATGTTTTGTTGTAGCTCCTGGTTGACACGACAGTACATCTGATGGACTGTGGAAGCTCTGTGGATGTATTGGAGGCCATCAAACTGTTTCCTTTATTCTTCTAGGCTCAAACATCTGAGGTAGTGTTCATCTGCCATTGTGGATGCTGTTTCAGTTCAATGTTAGGGTGTGATCAATGCAAGAGGAAATTCTATTAAGGAATATATGATTGTAGATTTTTGAGGCTTGAGATAAGATTGTGATTCCTCTGTAGTTTTGAGGCAGGTGAAGGTAACCATTCTTTGAAATTGGAACAAGAATGATACTCTAATCTCTAAATCTACAACTCTATGCACTTTCACAGTTTCTGTATTAAGTCCATTTAAGCAGCTAAATATAGTCAGCTGTGACCAAGAAAGTTGAATACTCCATCGAACTTTCTTTATTGTatatagaaatagaataaaaatttctACTATTTAACCTTCACTTGTTTTAAATATCCTCAATATcttattgtcttttttattttaggTTATCTGCTGAGatccttatgagtgaatttttgATTTTAGAGCCATTATCAATACTATCTGTGAGCAATTAATGGAAGCTATACAACACTAATGTAATCCAGTTTATTTAAAACTATGGtgttttattttagaatatttgtcCTGAATTGAGattaaaaagcaaaatttctCAGCTTCCCTGTCTGGAATACATATAAGACAGTTTTGCATTCTTATTACACTTGGATAAATATATCAAAGCAGTTTTATTCAGATGGCAGTAAAAATTACAGTTGATGGAAATACAGcagtagaaatattttttagGAACAAACTCTACAAAtcaatacaagaaaaaaatatcttatattgtgatgaaggaaaaagaaattttctGAAAAGGAAGTATTTGACAAATTGGaagaattgattttcttttttttttttttctttttttcttacgaGATGCCAAAAATGTTAGGAGAAACAttataccactgtgatatctgtaacaAGTCATTTTCACACAAATGTAACCTCACTACacacaaacgaattcatacaggagagagaccctatcactgtgatatttgttgtAAATCATTCTCACATAGAAATAGCTTAACTAATCACAAATGGTTTCATttaggagaaaagccatatcactgcaatatctgtggcaaatcattctgtGAGGCTGgtaacttaactaaacacaaacgcattcatactggagagaagccatatcactgtaacATTTGTGGTAATTCATTCTCTCACATTAGTACCTTAACTaatcacaaacgtactcatacaggagacaGGCCATATAACTGTGagatctgtagtaaatcattctctcacaaaAATAGTTTAACTAACCATAAACGCTTTCAttctggagagaagccatatctctgtgatatctgtggtaaatcattctctgaaacagGTAACTTATCTatacacaagcgtattcatactggagagaaaccacatcactgtcatgtctgtggtaaatcattctctcatataGGGactttaactaaacacaaacacacacacacaggagagaagccatatcagtgtgatatctgtggtaaatcattctctcatgtAGGTACTTTGAcccagcacaaacacacacacacaggagagaaaccctatcagtgtgatatctgtggtaaatcattctcttatatAAGTACATTGACTCAGCACAAGCTCaatcatacaggggagaagccatatcattgtgatatctgtggtaaatcattctctcaatcaGGTAACTTAAGTGAACACATGTATCTTCATGCGCAAGAGAAACactatcattgtgatatctgtggtaaatctttctctcagagAGGTGGCTTAATTGTACATatccgtattcatacaggggagaaaccatatcattgtggtttttgtgataaatcattctctcatgcTTGTAGCTTAACaaagcacaaacatatgcatacaggagaaaaaccatatcactgtgacatttgtAGTAAATCTTTCTCACAGCATAATCACTTAACCACTCACAAACGgtctcacacaggagagaagccatatctctgtgatatttgtgggaagTCCTTCTCTTGCAGAGTTACCTTAACGaagcacaaacgtactcatacaggtgagaaaccatatctcTGTGTTATCTGTGGCAAATCCTTCTCTGAGACAGGTAACTTagctatacacaaacgtattcatactggtgagaaaccatatcattgtggtatctgtagtaaatcattctcacaaaaATCTCACTtatgttcacatgtatgtattcaaactGAATAGTAACTGCTTTTATGTAAAATATCTTTCTCTGCATCTAATATCTTATATCATCATAAATTTGCATACATGTGAGTAAACAATGTAATGTATATTAACAAGCATCAAACACTGTATTCTGTATAACCATAACAATATCAACTGTAATTATCACGCTGTAAAGTGGCTTGTATTTGGAAAAgcctccagctgtaaaaaccataccaaagcagaccttgctgttgccacataaaagcacccagtccactctgtaaattgtttagcattaggaaggacatccagtggTAGAAACGGTGCCAAAAATAGAccttgctgatgttgatgttatgttaaaagcacccagtccactctgtaatgTGTTTAGCATTAAGAAGGATATTCAGCCatgaaaatcatgccaaaacagaccttgcTGATGTCACGTGAAAATCATCCTGTtgactctataaagtggttggcattaggaaggtcatccagttgTAAAATTATAGCAAAACAGAAAGTGAAGCTCAGTGTTGTCCTCTAACTTGACAGCTTCTGTccaaccattcaacccatgctatcatgaaagaaagtatatgagaatgatttaggaaaatatttGTTAGAATACTGTTATGTATTTCAGTTAACAACTATCAAAAAGGAAGGGAAACTGTTATGTTTAACTTTGTTGGCCAAAGCTTGAGAAATGTATTCTTATCTATCAGCTATAACATCACTGTACACTTATTAtattacaaagaaatacataaaccataaaagaaaaataattcatcaGAACCTAATAAGATATACAGATTATAAAGTTGAAGAATTTGGAGTGAAGCtggacagttattttttaatcattacaattgtttgcACACAACATGGTTCTTCAAAAGTACAAGTATTCGTTGATGCAGCTGTTTATTTgcacattcatgtgtatacatacacatgagcataggtacatgtgtgtgtatacaggcagatataaatagatttgtttgtgtgtgtgtgtggggggggatatgagcgagtatgtgtatatgtatctgaccACTGAATATTGAAGGTCAGCTAATAAAATTTGCATGGACAGCAAACAACCATCCACTACCACTCATAGCAGTGCATCGAACACACTCTGGCTGCAAACAACATCAATCTACCAACTGCTACAAATTTCCAATGAAGATGGATGGCTGGGATGATTTGAagtcaaatattttaaagtaacgGAGGCAACACTTGAATATCACTTGAAGTAATACAACTAGATCTCATTGTACAAATAAACAGTTTCATAGTCAAAAAAACCTGTATTTTTGTAGAACTATGTTGTGTGGAAAgaattatagtttaaaaaaaaacaaaaagactgtCCAACCATACTCCTTTTTGTAGAATCCCGATGTCTTCAACTTTATAGTCACACACAATGAAAATCCAAGCATAAACCTGGAAGTATATCATAATGCTATTGGATAGCATTATGTAATTCTGAGGGCAGACTAGCTTTATACTGCACTCTGCCAACTTCCTAATGGAATATACTGTAACTCTATATttaagtggatgttaaacaatgatgatatcataatcatcatcgtttaacgtccgctttccatgctagcatgggttggacggattcAGTGAGGACTtttgagccagaggctgcaccaggctccagtctggtctggcaaagtttctacaattggatgcccttcctaacgccaaccactccgaaagtgtagtgggtgcttttttcatgccactggcacgagggccagtcaggctaTTGTAGCAATGACCACactcacactcaaatggtgtttttacgtgctacctgcatggtagctagtccggcagcactggcaacgaccatgctcaaatgttgttcTTCACGTGCCACCGACAAGGGTTGGTAAGGTGAcaatggcaacaatcatgctcaaatggtgctttttatttgtcaccggcatgggagccaatctgtGACCCTAGCAACAATCACGCTAGTATGTACTTTTAACGCTCCAGTGGCACAattgccaatcaggcagtactgtcattggccacatcagcaattttggtttgtttacacttgcctcaataggtcttcgcaagcaaagttcattgtccaatgaatgagggggtactcataagtgggctggttacacccactggcataggccatgggctatgatctcacttggcttgttgtgtcttttcacgcacagcatattttgAAAGGTCCCGGCCAGAAGTCATTTCCTTGCTGAGGCCTATTGTTTGAAGGTCATGTTTCACagtctcatcccaggtcttcctgggtctacctctttcacagtttcccctcaaccactagggtgtggcactttttcacacagctatcctcatccattctcaccacatgaccataccagcgcaatcgtctctcttgcacaccacaactgatgcttcttaggttcaacttttctctcgatgtacttacactctgtcgagtatgcacactgacattacacatccatcagagcatactagcttcattctttgcgagcttacgcatgtcctcagcagtcacggcccatgtttcactgccatgtatcatggctgttcgtacacatgcgtcagaCAGTCTGCTTTTtattctgagtgagaggccccttgtcaccagcagaggtaatagctctcagaactttgcctaggctattcttattctagtagctacactttcagagcatccacccctgctattGACTTGTTACCCTAGGTACTGGAAGCTATCAGCTCTTCTAGTTTTTCTCCGAGGACTgcgacagaagctgttctctgcacattatCTATGTTTATAGCACCATAGCATTtggcagataaaaaaaaaaaatatctttccaGTTAGCCTgctgatgttaaacaatgatatatatatatatatatttaaataagcagttgttaaacaacaacaatgatgatgatatacatacatacatacacatcaatttaaataagagccataACGCAATCCATAGTAAAACTTGTTTaataacctatgcacatttcaatacaATATCCCGACTCACCCTTGTCTGAGATAAGAATATGAGGTCttgcatctcttcagggtcaagttacattaattcacaGCAGACAGCaaacaacagacaacattaataATTGTCCTCAAATTACATGTATAAAAGAGTTATAATCAGGTTgtaacgacatatatatatgtgtgtgtgtatatatatatatatataaaatagagatgtctgtgtattcgcttttcacatgaaatcgacttcaccaaatgcttccatacttgtgatgcatgaataatttgacctcggataaatgttaggctgttcattcgatttttttaattaaaaataaataatattgctttatatttatgattcacttctttaaaaaggttcctcaatgtcaacttccggtattgacgtatcAGCAGCGAAaggcttcactctctattttgacgTTTTTCTCCCAAATGcttacatacttgtgatgcaatgtcaacttccggtattgacatagcacgcgcgcacgcatacacacgtgtctttgtaaatatgtttttatacatttatgtatgtgtgtgtttgtaagagatagagtgtgagtgagagagagaggtttgttgtcatatgcatccatcatttttggatgtatgtgtgcgtgtgtgtgtgtgtgagagacagagtgagagagcggtgtgtatgtagtatttactctctctctcatacgcacgcacacacaaacactcatacacaacgatgtatgcatatttatgcatgtacgtatacatgacaacaaacctctctctctctctgtcacacacgtccatttcatctgatgtgtaatactgtgtgtgcgtggggggttccacaatcgccatttatttcaattactcttgtgaggatattcacataaatcatttgtttcatttaatccccattttaattttcgtaaaagtttccaagtaccaataagcaacaatttcattcccgagcaacgccgggtgcctctgctagaatatatatgtatatgtatgtggtccCCGTTTATATGGCCAGTGTTCGAATTTTGGTCCctgactttatggccactgttcaatttttggtccccgactttatggccagtgttcaatttttggtccccgactttatggccacttCAATTTTTGgaccccgtctttatggccagtgtgcaattattcgtccccgactttatggccagtgtgtaacttttggtccccgactttatggccagtgttcaatttttggtccccgacttcatggccagtgtacaatttttggtccccgaccttatggccagtgttcaattttcgGTTTCcatctttatggccagtgtgcgatttttggtcccccatggccagtgttcaattataggtccccgactttatggccactgttcaatatttggtccccgtctttatggccagtgtgcagttattcgtccccgactttatggccagtgttgaatttctggtccccgtctttatggtcAGTGTTCAATTTtcggtccccgactttatggccagtgttcagtttttggtccccgactttatggccagtgtgcaattattcgtccccgaccACAGGGCCACTGTGCAACATGTGGTCCCCGTCTTCATGGCCAGTGTGCAATATTTGGTCCCGACTTTATGACCAGtttgcgatttttggtccccgtctttatggctaGTGTGCAATATTTGGTCctcgactttatggccagtgtgcgatttttggtccctcattttatggccagtgttcaatgataggtccccgactttatggccagtgttcaatatttggtccccgtctttatggccagtgtgcaattattcgtccccgactttatggccagtgtgcgaatTTTGGTccccgaatttatggccagtgtgcgatttttggtccccgactttatagcCTGTATTCAATTttaggtccccgtctttatggccactgtgcggTTTTTGGTccccgaatttatggccagtgttcaatttttggtccccgtctttatggccagtgtacaattgttggtccccgtctttatggccagtgtgcgatttttggtccccgactttatggccagtgtgcgatttttggtacCCGTCtatatggccagtgtgcaattattggtccccgactttatggccagtttCGAATttctggtccccgactttatggccggTGTGCGATTTTtgttccccgactttatggccagtgttcaatttttggtccctgactatatatatacaggtagatgaaggtatgtacatacatgtacgtacatatgcatatactcatatattatttgtattttattgaaggAATCCGCGTTCTTCCTATCAAGTTCACAGGTGCCCTTAACTCCGTCAGACCCATTAAACTTCACTTTTTCCGGGATAACACTTAACCCCTCCCCCTTTCATCTCCTAATCACTTGGTTACCcttttgtctctctctacctGACAACGACACGTCGGCGCCGCAAGAACGTGCCTGGCGCCGCAAGGTCGTGTCTGATGCCGCAAGAACGTGCCCCCCACTGGCTTTGCAAACAGGCTAATGTCTGTTCCCCCCGATCAGAAAGATAGTCCATTGCAGGGAAATCTATTTACAattgagtggactgcagcaatatgaaatgaggtgttttgctcaagaatacaatataCTGCTCAgtatgggaattgaacccacaatctagccactgtgagtgcaacaccctaaccactaggtcacacgccttcacacacacacatgtatacatatccatagaCTTACATATGTATGGcaatcatttttatgtctgttttccacgctagcatgggttagatgta from Octopus bimaculoides isolate UCB-OBI-ISO-001 chromosome 5, ASM119413v2, whole genome shotgun sequence carries:
- the LOC106876637 gene encoding zinc finger protein 665, producing the protein MPKMLGETLYHCDICNKSFSHKCNLTTHKRIHTGERPYHCDICCKSFSHRNSLTNHKWFHLGEKPYHCNICGKSFCEAGNLTKHKRIHTGEKPYHCNICGNSFSHISTLTNHKRTHTGDRPYNCEICSKSFSHKNSLTNHKRFHSGEKPYLCDICGKSFSETGNLSIHKRIHTGEKPHHCHVCGKSFSHIGTLTKHKHTHTGEKPYQCDICGKSFSHVGTLTQHKHTHTGEKPYQCDICGKSFSYISTLTQHKLNHTGEKPYHCDICGKSFSQSGNLSEHMYLHAQEKHYHCDICGKSFSQRGGLIVHIRIHTGEKPYHCGFCDKSFSHACSLTKHKHMHTGEKPYHCDICSKSFSQHNHLTTHKRSHTGEKPYLCDICGKSFSCRVTLTKHKRTHTGEKPYLCVICGKSFSETGNLAIHKRIHTGEKPYHCGICSKSFSQKSHLCSHVCIQTE